The proteins below are encoded in one region of Trueperaceae bacterium:
- a CDS encoding HD domain-containing phosphohydrolase, which produces MHQTYESRELRVLIVEDSEHDTEILLRSLRRSGFTPTATVVGTEGEFRNAIDEAPEIILADFTLPGFGALRALEILEERKLDIPLIVVTGTAREEEVVASMRLGAADYLLKDRLARLSDAVTQAVNARQMRVEQRRKEAELAEAREQAQRDYDMLLGRLGVLAEQVGLASDQASIYRALFVFCCQQTPADGIFVCSYDDLGEQRRCVFSMNLVQGRFEQRDVTELPLLPLNDSPQSRAIRSGQVVLTNELPEALSGIATFDVGGDEVDNRPSLSSAAVPLKVLGRTIGVFEVQSTEPHAFGEQHVVALSMAANYAAVALENVGLLERERELRREAEESERRYRELVEQASDAIVVYDREGNLLQANSTAYRMMGSTGEGALAKVTDFISGEELEERPLRFLQLEPGATVLTERRFRRADGTELPVEINTRRISQDTFQSIVRDVSERKAVEEALLNEKSFSDTLINSLPGLFYLIDEDMRLIRWNQNLNSLTGLSDTEIMRMSPFDFFPESQHRTLQEDFGKVLAEGHSIMETSLLGEDGGEVPYVFSSTSVKLDGRNFVVGTGIDVSSQKQAEDRERELNLELEKRLNRLSSLHEIDMAITGSVDLRLTLEVVMDKVMRDLGVAATAVWIFEKSTQTFSCAASRGLPEREIRRRNPRLGEGTLGRCGLDRQMVRLQGERIGEAVPLATGSSRYGDYIALPLISKGRLQGVLEAYAPAGGALDEDRLEFLQALALQTAIAIDNVMMFQGLERSTIDLRLAYDATIEGWARALDLRDHETEGHSRRVTELTIRLARHIGVREEEMAHIRRGALLHDIGKLGVPDAILTKPAQLTEEERRIMQRHARLGYELLAPIAFLRPAADIPYCHHEAWDGSGYPRGLRGEEIPLAARIFAVADVYDALTSDRPYRRAWDPAKVRDYVRERSGSQFDPRVVEAFMELAVIAGKPGPAASERG; this is translated from the coding sequence ATGCACCAGACATACGAGAGTCGCGAATTGCGCGTCCTGATAGTCGAAGACAGTGAGCACGACACGGAGATCCTGCTCAGGAGCCTTCGCCGCAGCGGGTTCACGCCCACGGCGACGGTGGTGGGCACCGAAGGCGAGTTCCGCAACGCCATCGATGAAGCACCCGAGATAATCCTCGCCGACTTCACCCTGCCGGGCTTCGGCGCTCTGAGGGCGCTAGAGATCCTCGAGGAACGGAAGCTGGACATCCCCCTCATCGTCGTTACGGGGACGGCGCGGGAGGAGGAGGTGGTCGCCTCGATGCGCCTGGGGGCGGCCGACTACCTGCTCAAGGACCGGCTGGCTCGACTTTCGGATGCGGTCACTCAGGCGGTGAACGCGCGGCAGATGCGCGTTGAGCAACGCCGCAAGGAAGCCGAACTGGCCGAAGCGCGTGAGCAGGCCCAGCGTGACTACGACATGCTCCTGGGCCGGCTGGGCGTTCTCGCCGAGCAGGTCGGCCTGGCCAGCGACCAAGCCAGTATCTACCGTGCCCTGTTCGTCTTCTGCTGCCAGCAGACGCCCGCCGATGGCATCTTCGTCTGCAGTTACGACGATCTAGGTGAGCAACGACGGTGTGTCTTCTCGATGAACCTCGTTCAAGGGAGGTTCGAGCAGCGCGATGTCACGGAGCTTCCGCTCCTGCCGCTCAACGACAGCCCGCAGAGTCGCGCTATCCGGAGTGGTCAGGTCGTGCTGACGAACGAACTCCCGGAGGCGCTCTCGGGAATCGCCACCTTCGACGTGGGCGGCGACGAGGTCGACAACCGTCCATCGCTCTCCTCGGCGGCGGTGCCGCTGAAGGTGCTCGGGAGGACCATCGGCGTATTCGAGGTCCAGAGTACCGAGCCTCACGCCTTCGGTGAGCAACACGTGGTGGCGCTCTCGATGGCAGCCAACTACGCGGCCGTGGCGCTGGAGAACGTCGGTTTGCTGGAGCGCGAGCGGGAACTCAGGCGGGAGGCCGAGGAGTCGGAGCGACGCTACCGGGAACTCGTCGAGCAGGCCTCCGACGCGATCGTCGTGTACGACCGCGAGGGCAACTTGCTGCAGGCGAACTCGACGGCCTATCGGATGATGGGGTCGACTGGCGAAGGGGCGCTCGCGAAGGTCACCGATTTCATCTCGGGTGAGGAGTTGGAGGAGCGGCCCTTGAGGTTCCTGCAGCTCGAGCCCGGCGCAACCGTTCTCACCGAGCGCCGCTTCCGCCGGGCGGACGGCACCGAGCTGCCGGTGGAGATCAACACCCGTCGCATCTCACAGGACACCTTCCAGTCGATCGTACGGGACGTTTCGGAGAGGAAGGCCGTGGAGGAGGCGCTGCTGAACGAGAAGAGCTTCTCGGACACCCTCATCAACAGTCTGCCGGGCCTCTTCTACCTCATCGACGAGGACATGCGGCTCATCCGCTGGAATCAGAACCTGAACTCGCTCACCGGTTTGAGCGACACCGAGATCATGCGGATGTCCCCCTTCGACTTCTTCCCTGAGTCGCAGCACCGGACTCTTCAGGAGGACTTCGGGAAGGTGCTGGCCGAGGGGCATTCGATCATGGAGACGAGCCTGCTGGGCGAAGATGGCGGCGAGGTCCCGTACGTCTTCTCCTCCACGAGCGTGAAGCTCGACGGCCGGAATTTCGTGGTGGGCACCGGCATCGATGTGAGCAGTCAGAAGCAGGCCGAGGATCGGGAGCGCGAGCTCAACCTCGAACTGGAGAAGAGGCTCAACCGACTCTCCAGCCTCCACGAGATAGATATGGCGATAACCGGCAGCGTCGACCTGCGGCTCACCCTGGAAGTGGTGATGGACAAGGTCATGCGCGACCTGGGCGTCGCCGCGACAGCGGTGTGGATATTCGAGAAGTCTACGCAGACGTTCAGCTGCGCAGCCTCGCGTGGACTGCCCGAGCGCGAGATCCGTCGCCGTAACCCTCGACTGGGCGAGGGGACTCTCGGCCGCTGCGGACTCGACAGGCAGATGGTGAGGCTCCAGGGAGAGCGGATAGGGGAAGCCGTGCCGCTCGCTACCGGCAGCTCCCGCTACGGCGACTACATAGCCCTGCCGCTCATCTCCAAGGGGCGCCTCCAGGGGGTACTCGAGGCCTACGCTCCTGCTGGCGGGGCGCTGGACGAAGACCGGCTCGAGTTCCTGCAGGCCCTCGCCCTGCAGACGGCGATCGCCATTGACAACGTGATGATGTTCCAGGGACTCGAACGTTCGACGATCGACCTTAGGCTGGCGTACGACGCGACGATCGAAGGGTGGGCGCGGGCGCTCGACTTACGCGATCACGAGACGGAGGGGCACAGCCGGCGGGTCACGGAGCTGACGATCCGCCTGGCGCGGCACATCGGCGTTCGCGAAGAGGAGATGGCGCATATCAGGAGGGGAGCGCTGCTCCACGACATCGGGAAGCTCGGCGTGCCGGACGCCATCCTCACCAAGCCCGCGCAGCTGACGGAGGAGGAGCGCAGGATCATGCAGAGGCACGCCCGGCTGGGCTACGAACTGCTGGCCCCCATCGCCTTCCTGCGACCCGCGGCCGACATCCCCTACTGCCACCACGAAGCATGGGACGGCAGCGGCTACCCCAGAGGTCTCCGCGGCGAAGAGATCCCCCTGGCGGCCCGTATCTTCGCGGTGGCCGACGTTTACGACGCCCTTACCTCCGATCGCCCCTACCGCCGAGCGTGGGACCCGGCGAAGGTGCGCGATTACGTGCGCGAGCGCTCGGGCAGTCAGTTCGATCCGAGGGTGGTCGAGGCGTTCATGGAGCTGGCCGTCATCGCCGGGAAGCCTGGTCCGGCGGCCAGCGAGAGGGGTTGA